GGCCAGACCAATATCTCATTGGAATGAAGCACATATAGTttcaacttttattatttttgtaataaagCAGCGGTCCTTTTGCTAAGAAAGAAACACCAAAGAAGTACCTGGGTAGGTCTCACACAAAGCTTTGGGCCGAATAAACAGAACTGCAACGCAGGGCAAGATGCCACTTTTCTTTGATGGCTAAGAGGCAGCTCGCAGAACAATGGCGCCCACTGGCTAGGAACTTGAAACTCGAGGAAACACTGTAAATCCTCTAGAGCAGGCTTATCTGAGAATGAAACAAATCGCGGATAAAACTACCGTCGTCTTTCTTGAacagaaaaatgaagaagaaaaatacgCTGATTTATGAAATATGCTAAATACTAGAACTTATTAAGAAAACAAGTTCCTCACATTCTTCTGTACGGATAATTATTTCTTGTAAAGGTAAGTAAATATGCGGAGGAGTTCAAGAGAATGTCAAAGAAAAATGATCACAAGACGAGAAAAAGAAACAGCCTCAGAATATATGCACTTTGTAAATTTCAATTGAACCATGTCAGAAGATAGCCTTGTTTTAGTCACAGTAAAATACTGCAGAGTAGATAAAGCCACAGTGAGTAGAACTACTAGTTTACAAATAAATGGTCAAGATGAAAAAAAAGGTGATAAACACTAGACCCTCATAAAGATATGATAGCCAAAAATGTATTCAGCTACATTaacattcattaataaaaattagcCAAAGCAAATTCTTGAAATCTTTAAAATCTCTAATTTGGACTTGCATGACCAAATTTGATATTGTTGTAGGTTAATCTAATTTCGTCGGTTTTACATGTTGGAACACTATACAAATCcctaaaacctaattaaaataatatctgCAACAGTATCGGAAACACgctacttattttattttattttttgaaataggtAACTTTGTATTCACACGAAAGAGCTCATCAAGGAATTGATGAGGAGGAATTCACACAAACACgctacttatttttttatataaaagagaggCAGCAATGCACCTTTTTATCTGATTATACACAATTAATGGATGGCAAATATGTTTCTCATCTATAGAAGACTATGAAATACTTACAGCGTAGATATAAATTTATTGCATGGCTGAGATAACCGCTTCCTGGTATTCCTGTTAAGAGCGAAGTAATCGGTACAAGTTTGAAGAGTATGCCATCAGGGTAAGCAGCCACAGTCTGAAGCCACTTCGAGTGGCTTTGTGCAAACACATCACCACCTCTTTTTGACCAAATTATAGTGAGACCCTGCTCCACATTATTCGTTAATAACTAATCATGTCTACCACTTCTTCCATTTCAGAACACAAAAATCAGAGAGTGACTTACATCCTTGCTTGATGTCTCTGTTATGCTAGTAAATTGCATGGTATGCGACTGCAACATGCGATTGAATACCTCGGGGACCTATAGATTTGAAATAAGAATCCATTCAGATATGATTGACCCCAGTTATGTGCATATATATCAGAACATACCCAAACATAAATCAAGTGCCTATTTAACTGAATGTAAAATGGAATAGCAAGGGTTCATATATTATAGACACTCCCAGCTTGTTTGGGACTGAGGCATCTTCATTGCTTAGCGAGTGTAAAATACCTTCTTTTTACCCTCTTTTGCCTTCCACTCAGGCAGAGGGCTTGCTTCATCAGAAAAGAGACAATCTCCGAGGTCATCCAAGTGTGCTTTTAGTTCAGCAGGAGGAACTGTTGAAGATGGTTTCTGCTTAACACAAAGTAGGTCCTGGCCTCCAACACCCATACCCACAATTATGTGTGTCCCATAAGCCTGAATAAATCTGCTTAGGATTGTCAAATTAGAAGTCATAAGAAATAAGACAACCATACGAAAACACAAATGCATCTCCAAACACTACCATACAGTCGCATAAACTCAttcaccaacaacaacataccccgTCTAATCTCACAAGTAGGGTGGGGCCTGGGGAGGGTAGAGAGTGTGCGCGGACTTTACCCCTACCTCGtagaggtagagaggttgtttccaatgGACCCTGATGTTGTAGGattacactaggtatgttgttgttaacTACTCTGAGACAAGTTAATCATGGAGTTTTGTCGATTTTGAAATGACGAACTGAAGATCCTTAAATTAATCagtacaacaacaataacacctATGCTTCAAGAAAGTTGGGGTTGGCTATCCTTGAAGGCACCAGTACTTAATCCAAAAACTAAAAGGGATCCACAAATGCATCAGTTAACAGTCTCCTCAAAGGCATTCCGatgatattttaagaaattGTGCTTAGTCAGTTAGAACTAACAAACAGCTATTCATCCGATTAAGCAAAGAGAGTACAGAGTGGAATGGAGAAGCTACCTGGATAAGGATGCTGGATCCCAATGCGGTGGAACAGCTTTCTTCACTTGGTCATGGAGTACTAATGGGGATGCTGTCAGGTGCAAATAGTATAACGAGACAAAATAACCATCAAACGCGAGGTATTTAGCATCTGCTGAATCATTCAACCAGGCTCCACTTAAATCAAAAATGGCATTTAGATAGCCTGATGGAACCTTTccatgtattgatgatttttgatTTAGCAATGCTGACATCTGCAATGAATTTAGGGAAAATTTGGAGCTAATGAGACAGCCAATAACACGCTCGACAAAAATTACAACTCTAAAGATCACTTtgtcaataatatataaaaagatatcttttttaaaaaaaatagaccaACCGAGAaagttcatcatataaaatagaaTGAGAGGAGTGATCATTCTAAAACCTTGACAAAACTAATCAGTAAGATGTAACAACTTCACCTAATTTGTATTGGCCATCAAATAGAAATTACACCCCAAAAAGAGTTATGTAGTTACAAcatgttgggaattaaacacacaacacacacaaataatctagagaaaagagaaacggaacacaaacgggacacacaagaatttaacgtggttcggtttccctactccacgactgtaacaggaggattttatttcacttgtgctactttttggaattacaaatacaaggatcatatttataggaaaaccaaatggttaacctagggtttcagtaatgggtcgggccggctcacaagcctccacaaagcccaacaatctcccacttggaggcttgaagaatttcaactgtcatccacttagaacacttgtatgtctagtaatctttttcaactctctcctgctacagcggccttctcatcagtcaactgaaaggcccgttgaagctccccgaagcttcaacacatcagtcacggctgaaactgcccttgactcgtcctcggtccctaccggctcccacttgagacacgaactgccggatcctagaactccctgagaacaaacactctccatactcagcaagatattttctggagacgtatcaacagctggaatactggttctcttgacccactgtcttctaggagccttggctgaagcacggccggtgctcccactgccacaaacgcctctgactggtcttcctgaacctttccttgctcgttcatcctgaatctgacctgtggctctgggtttctttcttgcaaagacaaccttcttctgcccacgagattctgtgaaccggactttgtttttcttctgaactgggacggtcactccctcagacggtaatccgacaatatacaacgatcctctttttgttccacgagccatgacaagattgcccctcacgaccttccactgcccatttccgaacttcacatgatgtccctgttcatccaactgcctaacagaaatcaaacttttcgtcaagcttggaacaactctgacatccttcaaggtccagaaaccgactggcgtcttcagcaccatgtcacccatgcccgtaacatcaagagctctatcgtctgcaagccttacctttccaaagtctccaataaccagattctgcaatgcttcactgctgtgggtagcgtgaaaagaagcaccagaatccatgacccaggaatccacattgctctccgcgcaacagataaacaaatcctcgttgacgctgtcttctgcaatgttgacttgtttgtctttctggcattgattcctgaaatgccccacctccttgcagttccaacatgttacacctgagccatcccgagcctttgactgactccttcttcggttcctgctcccactacctctgttatttcctctgcctctgacgacgtttagcatatcacctgatgattctccagaactccttcttctgacatcctcgccaagaacgagatcacgaatcttctcaaaggtgaatccattaggtcccactgaactggcaactgctgtaaccgttccggaccaactgtcaggcaatgatgataacagtagtaaagcttgaacttcatcatcgaacttaatgccaactgacaaaagtctggctaagatcgaattcaatgagttgatgtgctcggtaactgaactgccttccttcatctttgtgttcaccaactctctaatcagaaaaattttgtttgctgcagatggcttctcgtacatgttagacaaggcttccaagatgcctttcgctgtcttctccttaagaatgttgaacgcaacattcttggtcaacgagagtcggataactgacatagctttccgatccaaaactgcccactctgcatcagacaattttccttgcttgtcacccaacactacgtccaaatctttctgaaccagcaaatcttcaatctgcatcttccaccaactgaaatctgtaccatcgaacttctcaattcggaacttcccatcttctgccatctcaaaggacttcggcaattcccttaacggcgtctacagacagcgggcggcgatttggacgatgctcacgatctggacgctcgcggctggatctgaggctcctcgacgcggcggccactggaacggcgcgacggacagcacacggacgacggctgttcgcaccctgcgcggttctcctagccggctgctgcttgaggttacccacacggtaacggcggctactcctccctgcacacagttcttcacacaagaaccctaggtgacaatttctcacagtttgtgttacaatgttgttgaaacctcgctctgataccaattgttgggaattaaacacacaacacacacaaataatctagagaaaagagaaacggaacacaaacgggacacacaagaatttaacgtggttcggtttccctactccacgactgtaacaggaggattttatttcacttgtgctactttttggaattacaaatacaaggatcatatttataggaaaaccaaatggttaacctagggtttcagtaatgggtcgggccggctcacaagcctccacaaagcccaacacaACAATACCCGCACCTCAATCCCAAACAAGTTGGAATTGATTATACTATGCTTTTTATAACAATCAATTCACAATGGTCATTAGAACAACTTCTACTACTATTTGTTTTTGACAATCGCATTGTCCTAAGCCAGCTTGAGCATACCTCAACTAACTCCTTGTAGTACCTTCCTCCTACCAACACAGATACCAGGTAACTCTTGCCACCAAGACTTGAAAACAGATGTAAAAGAACACCTAATGCCACTTCTCGTCTTTTACACGCTCTCTAAGTCAACTTTATGAGTGGTTAATTTCATCTTAATTAACCAgaacaaaattcataaaacttgTCTAAAAATGTTAACTTTATCAAATACAAACACTAAACTTTAGAACTTCAtctaaaaatttgatctttaaCTAAAAATTCAGTTAAAACTACAAAATTCATTAACATACCAACTTCACGAAtctaaattatacatataatcaaacaacaaaaaaaattaaaccaagTAAAGAATCATTAAAAGGGAGGTTAAAAATGGAAACCTGATTAAATTCGAGAACATCAGACTTGAAACGAATGTGGTCCCCTTTATCACATCGGATATTTTCAGATACATCGGGAATTGTAACGCCGCCGGGGATGACGACGTTCCGTCTATTACTCTCATCCAAAATTACCAATCTACCCCCGTTTGGACATCTTTTTACGAACTTCAACCTGAAATCGCTAGCAAAATCAAACCCACAACCCAAAGCTTCCATAGCCTTAACTTCAATCCTCTTCCTCTCGAATTCTTCATCCATCAGCTCAAACACGTCGTAGTTTGAGCCTTTCTGGTTGGTTTTTTGAGCTGAAAAAAGGTacaaaaaatggaaattttaagaaataccCATTTGAGAAAATGAGGGGTATAAGGTTTGGGGATATAGGTAGGGGGGTTTTGGTCAGAAGTAGATGACGGGAGAAGGAAAGTGAAAGAGAAAAGGTTTGACTTTTGACCAGATGTTTCGTCTGTAAATTGTTGACTCCATTAATCTTGTTATACTAAAAAGAAGGAAGGAAGAAGGAAAACACCATAACtagaaaaatctaaaaaaaatgaaaattaaattgtaggtgaaaaagggtaaaaatggaatttcatttttaaaatgaaaattgaaattgaaaaatcttttttttcaaattatttttttaacgtGTCCgatatttgttttaaatctaGTTAGTTAATGTAAAATACATGTTGGTATAAGAGTTGATATTTGCACTTTTTGGTTCTTGTTTTAATTCCCTTAATAAAAAATCTATATGTGAGATcttatgtaatataatataacaatttATATTATCGAAGGGAGAAATATCATCTTAAAATTGAATAtcaatttagaatttttgaaatattaatttaattttttgtcaaaaaacttaatttgaaaaagatattATTTACCAAGATATTTCACGATTGAAATAGTGATATTTATGAGTTCTCAACAATTATTACCCAACATGAAGGTTACTCTAAATTGAAAAGTTGTTTctttttagaaatttcaaaGTATTAAGAATAATGCAACATGATTAAGAGCATGAAATAGTTGACTCTTGCCAAATgcagaaagaaaaattaatttttggttcaacttctttgttttttattcaaaaattaaattttcagaaTTAAGTAAACATATTACAAAAGTACTAAAAATCACAtatgtataattaaaaaaaaataaaaaaggtgtAATGTAGTTTGAATATGTTAAATGAAGTAATCCATTAAGATATATTAATTAACTACTAGTTAACatcaaattaaacaaaaaaacattCCACACCTACTATAAGatacaataattaaaataaaaatattcaatgaaCTTGGAGTTGGTAAACTAATTTACAGCTTCAAGCATAAGCATGCATACATGTAGTaggataataattaatattaataaagtaTGAATAGAAGATAATTTTACCTAAGTCAAACAGATTTccagatttaaaatttaaaataataatatttagatTATAGTGatcaataaatttcaaatattagaTAATAAATGATGATATAGCTTTAGTAACACAATCTATCAAACTTAAATTGATATAGCTTTAATATATAAACTCCAAAATATATACTCATTATTAAAACCAATAATTTTAAAGATCGTTGAACCCTAAACTAATATTTTaatgtaattaaaattttgaattcatctCAATATCTCGACAGATAATTATAGAATTTTCAAGAATTTACATGGCAAATAGTAGTGACGTGGGACCCAGAAAGTGGCTGGTGAAGTGTTGACTGTTTGTTGGTGAGTCAGCAATCTCCAACTTTGATTTGATTactcatttcatttcatttattttattttatttattattctttccaaatctcaccTGCTTTCTGGTTTCactccaattaattaattaattaatttaaatattatcttTAATTGAGATATGGATCACtccatctatttttttttttttaaaaaataaccatATCATCTTTGTCTAGTTCAACTATGAATCAATGAAGATTATATTCTAAGAATATTTTCTATGATAACATGTTGGTTACtattctaagttttggagataTCTGACttttattaaacaaaaaaaaggggtataatagtattttttttataaaataatgtttttagtAAGAGCCAGCTCAGCAACATGAAATTTGTTGTGATTTTCTCTATATCTACCCCTTGTGATTTATGAAGATATAATAAGGTAGGTGCTTGCAAGTTTCGTGATGACATTTCTAACTTgagaataattatatacaatttatataCTACATTAgattaaatcaatatatatatatatatatatacatatatatatatatatatatataaattagttgTGCGATATgataaaacaacaaagaaagaaaaaaaggagaatGCAAATTAAATGTGAATAGTATTTACTGATGAGCATTATGTAAAATAGTCAGATTATTTGGTATCGCTACTAAATGAGACGAGAAACACGAGATTGTACATGAGCTAGATCTAAGATTTAGGCAGGAAAAGAAAAGCAATCTCTATAAAAGAGAAAAGTGAATAGTCTCTACGATAACAAACTCTTCCACCTttattaaacaaattaaaattttgaacaatatACCTATTATCACGAGATAGATCTAGAGGTTAATCATAAGATCTCGACATTCCATAGAGTGTGGTAAGAATTAAGAAAGATGAGATTTAGCTTTTAAATTATATCCTAAACAAGAAAATTCAATTCGAACGCTCTAAAAATATCTCAGTAAATTACAAATACatatgaaatgattaaatggaaaaaaaactCATCTAAAATTAACATACTTACAATGAGAAAAACTTGAAGATCACCTCCTCAATCTGCCAAAAGCCTCCCTAATCGAAGATATCACACATAATAATAAGAgtatttaaataagaaaaattcattGAGCATTTATTACTTAACAGATAGAGTCAATGAGAGAAGAACATTGACTAATGAGTTGTAATGactttattaatgaattaattaattatggattaaagtttaattaaattgaattctCCATTCATACAATTGGTTATGATGTTGAGATAAATTTGTCATTAACAATTCTAGGTTtactatttaataaataattataatctcTGACCATTATTTATCATCCCTTTCTTATctgtaaaatttttattttgatgaaaataaataaaaagtggTAAGTTAACGAAAATGCAAAAGTTCATAAGCATATATTGGAAAATTTAGGAGTCATTTGGTAGGTGTATATCAAAGAGATATGATATTATAATCtcgatattattattattattattattattatttccacATAAGTAATAAGTTGATTATGCGGAAAAGTTGTATATTAGTTACGTTTATGATGAGAGGATATGATTTGAGAATGCATCTATTAGCACTACATAAACTAAAACACTAAAATGACAAAACTCAGCTtaataataaaagacaattttttttatttcatttaagaaataaaaacattttataaattGTCAAACATCATACAAACGAAATTAAATTGTACATGGTATTCTAAtaggaaactttcacatatagtcacttaaaaataattaatt
The nucleotide sequence above comes from Solanum pennellii chromosome 9, SPENNV200. Encoded proteins:
- the LOC107030521 gene encoding MACPF domain-containing protein At4g24290-like, whose translation is MDEEFERKRIEVKAMEALGCGFDFASDFRLKFVKRCPNGGRLVILDESNRRNVVIPGGVTIPDVSENIRCDKGDHIRFKSDVLEFNQMSALLNQKSSIHGKVPSGYLNAIFDLSGAWLNDSADAKYLAFDGYFVSLYYLHLTASPLVLHDQVKKAVPPHWDPASLSRFIQAYGTHIIVGMGVGGQDLLCVKQKPSSTVPPAELKAHLDDLGDCLFSDEASPLPEWKAKEGKKKVPEVFNRMLQSHTMQFTSITETSSKDGLTIIWSKRGGDVFAQSHSKWLQTVAAYPDGILFKLVPITSLLTGIPGSGYLSHAINLYLRYKPALEDLQCFLEFQVPSQWAPLFCELPLSHQRKVASCPALQFCLFGPKLCVRPTQVTSGQKPVIGLRLYLEGKKCNHLAIHVQHLSSLPNIMASKSVNNLTLCKPCQWRGSDDYESSDQFLDPVRWPRYSNVCSSVVKHDPSWMQGETSGVFVVTGAHLVSKGKWPKTVLHLRLLFTYLPNCTIRKTEWAATPEGTHRSSFLTNLSTTFTFTQRTKTDAAPKQLPAALNSGVYPDGPPVPVRSTKLLKYVDTAEIARGPYDTPGHWLVTAAKLVTEGGKIGLHVKFALLDFLNES